A window of Accipiter gentilis chromosome 24, bAccGen1.1, whole genome shotgun sequence contains these coding sequences:
- the MTMR8 gene encoding myotubularin-related protein 8 isoform X3: MPLTTAGYPLLIHCKNFHVAHFVIGQERDCHEVYTSLLKLSQPAKPEELYAFSYNPKMSKENRETGWKLIDLKVDYQRMGIPNDYWEITDVNKDYEICNTYPPEIVVPRAASKAVVIGSSRFRSRGRIPVLSYLYKENNAAICRCSQPLSGFSARCLEDEQMLQAIREANPGSPFMWLYFICACMSVKSFGILLLFLYHHLNAMANRAAGKGYENEDNYDNIRFKFIGIENIHVMRNSLQKLLEVCEMKSPSMSDFLTGLENSGWLRHIKAVMDAGVFLAKAVKDEKASVLVHCSDGWDRTAQVCSLASLLLDPFYRTFKGFMVLIEKEWIAMGHKFSHRCGHLDGDPKEVSPVFTQFVECVWQLMQQFPCTFEFNERFLLEIHDHVYSCQFGNFLGICHKEREDLKIFEKTHSLWPFLLQKKQELRNPLYRGFTAYKELQPNTLPFSFQFWCGMYNRFDKGMHPKQHVLDHLLSCMSQKMKLEDSASELENKLPFLDGPLPSEACSLSKVGHAASKTPMLNTPQDYEGEPPPVLSNGASAGDIGVVSDVDQKHKENLSPHQDLHDLNDTVNMLNAEAKDGKPQHH, encoded by the exons ATGCCTCTGACCACGGCTGGATATCCGCTCCTTATTCACTGCAAGAACTTCCATGTGGCTCACTTTGTTATTGGGCAGGAACGTGACTGTCATGAAGTGTATACCTCATTGCTTAAACTTTCACAACCAG cgaAACCTGAAGAACTTTACGCTTTCTCTTATAATCCTAAAATGTCTAAAGAGAACCGGGAGACTGGATGGAAGCTGATTGATTTAAAAGTGGATTACCAGCGTATGGGAATTCCAAATGACTATTGGGAAATAACAGATGTTAATAAAGACTATGAG ATTTGCAACACATATCCTCCAGAAATAGTGGTGCCTAGAGCTGCTAGTAAGGCAGTGGTGATTGGAAGCTCAAGGTTCAGAAGCAGAGGACGGATTCCGGTGCTTTCGTACTTGTATAAGGAAAACAAT GCTGCCATATGTCGCTGTAGCCAGCCTCTCTCCGGGTTCAGTGCACGCTGTCTGGAGGATGAACAAATGCTGCAGGCGATCAGAGAAGCCAACCCTGGGAGCCCCTTCAT GTGGCTTTATTTCATCTGTGCATGTATGTCTGTGAAAAGCTTTGGAATTCTCTTACTATTTCTATACCACCAT TTAAATGCCATGGCCAACCGAGCTGCTGGGAAGGGTTATGAGAATGAAGATAATTATGATAACATTCGTTTTAAATTTATTGGTATAGAAAACATCCATGTGATGCGGAACAGCTTGCAGAAACTCCTGGAAG TGTGTGAAATGAAGTCCCCCTCAATGAGCGATTTCCTCACTGGGCTGGAGAACTCAGGTTGGTTACGGCACATTAAGGCTGTGATGGATGCAGGTGTCTTTCTTGCCAAG GCTGTGAAAGATGAAAAAGCTAGTGTGTTAGTCCACTGCTCTGATGGGTGGGATCGCACAGCACAGGTCTGCTCCCTGGCTAGCCTCCTCTTAGATCCATTTTATAGAACTTTTAAAGGCTTCATG GTTCTAATAGAAAAGGAGTGGATTGCAATGGGCCACAAATTCTCACACAG GTGTGGCCATTTGGATGGTGACCCCAAAGAAGTATCCCCTGTCTTCACTCAGTTCGTTGAATGTGTCTGGCAGCTCATGCAGCAGTTCCCGTGCACATTTGAGTTCAATGAGCGTTTCCTTCTTGAAATCCATGACCACGTCTACTCCTGCCAGTTTGGCAACTTCCTTGGGATCTGTCATAAGGAGCGCGAGGATCTGAA AATCTTTGAGAAGACCCATTCTCTGTGGCCTTTCCTCTTACAGAAGAAGCAAGAATTGAGAAATCCTTTGTACAGAGGATTTACAGCATACAAAGAGCTTCAACCAAACACACTACCTTTCAGTTTCCA GTTTTGGTGTGGGATGTATAATCGCTTTGACAAAGGAATGCATCCAAAACAGCATGTATTGGATCATCTGCTAAGCTGCATGAGCCAGAAGATGAAACTGGAGGACAGTGCATCTGAACTGGAAAAT AAACTTCCTTTCCTTGATGGTCCTTTGCCCAGTGAAGCTTGCTCCTTATCTAAAGTAGGACATGCTGCTTCAAAAACACCGATGCTCAACACTCCTCAGGATTACGAAGGGGAACCACCTCCTGTATTGAGCAATGGTGCCTCAGCAGGGGATATAGGTGTTGTGTCAGATGTGGACCAAAAGCACAAAGAGAACCTGTCTCCTCACCAGGACCTCCATGATCTTAATGACACCGTTAACATGTTAAATGCCGAAGCTAAGGATGGAAAGCCTCAGCACCATTGA
- the MTMR8 gene encoding myotubularin-related protein 8 isoform X2: MEHITTPKVENVKLLDRYTNRKAANGTLYLTATHLIYVDASAEVRKETWILHHHIATVEKMPLTTAGYPLLIHCKNFHVAHFVIGQERDCHEVYTSLLKLSQPAKPEELYAFSYNPKMSKENRETGWKLIDLKVDYQRMGIPNDYWEITDVNKDYEICNTYPPEIVVPRAASKAVVIGSSRFRSRGRIPVLSYLYKENNAAICRCSQPLSGFSARCLEDEQMLQAIREANPGSPFMYVVDTRPKLNAMANRAAGKGYENEDNYDNIRFKFIGIENIHVMRNSLQKLLEVCEMKSPSMSDFLTGLENSGWLRHIKAVMDAGVFLAKAVKDEKASVLVHCSDGWDRTAQVCSLASLLLDPFYRTFKGFMVLIEKEWIAMGHKFSHRCGHLDGDPKEVSPVFTQFVECVWQLMQQFPCTFEFNERFLLEIHDHVYSCQFGNFLGICHKEREDLKIFEKTHSLWPFLLQKKQELRNPLYRGFTAYKELQPNTLPFSFQFWCGMYNRFDKGMHPKQHVLDHLLSCMSQKMKLEDSASELENKLPFLDGPLPSEACSLSKVGHAASKTPMLNTPQDYEGEPPPVLSNGASAGDIGVVSDVDQKHKENLSPHQDLHDLNDTVNMLNAEAKDGKPQHH, translated from the exons ATGGAGCACATCACCACCCCGAAG gttgaaaatgtgaaattactAGATCGTTATACAAATAGGAAGGCAGCAAATGGGACGTTATACCTGACAGCTACCCACCTTATCTATGTAGatgcttctgctgaagtcagaaaagaaacatgG ATTCTGCATCACCATATTGCAACTGTAGAAAAAATGCCTCTGACCACGGCTGGATATCCGCTCCTTATTCACTGCAAGAACTTCCATGTGGCTCACTTTGTTATTGGGCAGGAACGTGACTGTCATGAAGTGTATACCTCATTGCTTAAACTTTCACAACCAG cgaAACCTGAAGAACTTTACGCTTTCTCTTATAATCCTAAAATGTCTAAAGAGAACCGGGAGACTGGATGGAAGCTGATTGATTTAAAAGTGGATTACCAGCGTATGGGAATTCCAAATGACTATTGGGAAATAACAGATGTTAATAAAGACTATGAG ATTTGCAACACATATCCTCCAGAAATAGTGGTGCCTAGAGCTGCTAGTAAGGCAGTGGTGATTGGAAGCTCAAGGTTCAGAAGCAGAGGACGGATTCCGGTGCTTTCGTACTTGTATAAGGAAAACAAT GCTGCCATATGTCGCTGTAGCCAGCCTCTCTCCGGGTTCAGTGCACGCTGTCTGGAGGATGAACAAATGCTGCAGGCGATCAGAGAAGCCAACCCTGGGAGCCCCTTCATGTATGTTGTAGACACAAGGCCAAAG TTAAATGCCATGGCCAACCGAGCTGCTGGGAAGGGTTATGAGAATGAAGATAATTATGATAACATTCGTTTTAAATTTATTGGTATAGAAAACATCCATGTGATGCGGAACAGCTTGCAGAAACTCCTGGAAG TGTGTGAAATGAAGTCCCCCTCAATGAGCGATTTCCTCACTGGGCTGGAGAACTCAGGTTGGTTACGGCACATTAAGGCTGTGATGGATGCAGGTGTCTTTCTTGCCAAG GCTGTGAAAGATGAAAAAGCTAGTGTGTTAGTCCACTGCTCTGATGGGTGGGATCGCACAGCACAGGTCTGCTCCCTGGCTAGCCTCCTCTTAGATCCATTTTATAGAACTTTTAAAGGCTTCATG GTTCTAATAGAAAAGGAGTGGATTGCAATGGGCCACAAATTCTCACACAG GTGTGGCCATTTGGATGGTGACCCCAAAGAAGTATCCCCTGTCTTCACTCAGTTCGTTGAATGTGTCTGGCAGCTCATGCAGCAGTTCCCGTGCACATTTGAGTTCAATGAGCGTTTCCTTCTTGAAATCCATGACCACGTCTACTCCTGCCAGTTTGGCAACTTCCTTGGGATCTGTCATAAGGAGCGCGAGGATCTGAA AATCTTTGAGAAGACCCATTCTCTGTGGCCTTTCCTCTTACAGAAGAAGCAAGAATTGAGAAATCCTTTGTACAGAGGATTTACAGCATACAAAGAGCTTCAACCAAACACACTACCTTTCAGTTTCCA GTTTTGGTGTGGGATGTATAATCGCTTTGACAAAGGAATGCATCCAAAACAGCATGTATTGGATCATCTGCTAAGCTGCATGAGCCAGAAGATGAAACTGGAGGACAGTGCATCTGAACTGGAAAAT AAACTTCCTTTCCTTGATGGTCCTTTGCCCAGTGAAGCTTGCTCCTTATCTAAAGTAGGACATGCTGCTTCAAAAACACCGATGCTCAACACTCCTCAGGATTACGAAGGGGAACCACCTCCTGTATTGAGCAATGGTGCCTCAGCAGGGGATATAGGTGTTGTGTCAGATGTGGACCAAAAGCACAAAGAGAACCTGTCTCCTCACCAGGACCTCCATGATCTTAATGACACCGTTAACATGTTAAATGCCGAAGCTAAGGATGGAAAGCCTCAGCACCATTGA
- the MTMR8 gene encoding myotubularin-related protein 8 isoform X4 has product MSKENRETGWKLIDLKVDYQRMGIPNDYWEITDVNKDYEICNTYPPEIVVPRAASKAVVIGSSRFRSRGRIPVLSYLYKENNAAICRCSQPLSGFSARCLEDEQMLQAIREANPGSPFMWLYFICACMSVKSFGILLLFLYHHLNAMANRAAGKGYENEDNYDNIRFKFIGIENIHVMRNSLQKLLEVCEMKSPSMSDFLTGLENSGWLRHIKAVMDAGVFLAKAVKDEKASVLVHCSDGWDRTAQVCSLASLLLDPFYRTFKGFMVLIEKEWIAMGHKFSHRCGHLDGDPKEVSPVFTQFVECVWQLMQQFPCTFEFNERFLLEIHDHVYSCQFGNFLGICHKEREDLKIFEKTHSLWPFLLQKKQELRNPLYRGFTAYKELQPNTLPFSFQFWCGMYNRFDKGMHPKQHVLDHLLSCMSQKMKLEDSASELENKLPFLDGPLPSEACSLSKVGHAASKTPMLNTPQDYEGEPPPVLSNGASAGDIGVVSDVDQKHKENLSPHQDLHDLNDTVNMLNAEAKDGKPQHH; this is encoded by the exons ATGTCTAAAGAGAACCGGGAGACTGGATGGAAGCTGATTGATTTAAAAGTGGATTACCAGCGTATGGGAATTCCAAATGACTATTGGGAAATAACAGATGTTAATAAAGACTATGAG ATTTGCAACACATATCCTCCAGAAATAGTGGTGCCTAGAGCTGCTAGTAAGGCAGTGGTGATTGGAAGCTCAAGGTTCAGAAGCAGAGGACGGATTCCGGTGCTTTCGTACTTGTATAAGGAAAACAAT GCTGCCATATGTCGCTGTAGCCAGCCTCTCTCCGGGTTCAGTGCACGCTGTCTGGAGGATGAACAAATGCTGCAGGCGATCAGAGAAGCCAACCCTGGGAGCCCCTTCAT GTGGCTTTATTTCATCTGTGCATGTATGTCTGTGAAAAGCTTTGGAATTCTCTTACTATTTCTATACCACCAT TTAAATGCCATGGCCAACCGAGCTGCTGGGAAGGGTTATGAGAATGAAGATAATTATGATAACATTCGTTTTAAATTTATTGGTATAGAAAACATCCATGTGATGCGGAACAGCTTGCAGAAACTCCTGGAAG TGTGTGAAATGAAGTCCCCCTCAATGAGCGATTTCCTCACTGGGCTGGAGAACTCAGGTTGGTTACGGCACATTAAGGCTGTGATGGATGCAGGTGTCTTTCTTGCCAAG GCTGTGAAAGATGAAAAAGCTAGTGTGTTAGTCCACTGCTCTGATGGGTGGGATCGCACAGCACAGGTCTGCTCCCTGGCTAGCCTCCTCTTAGATCCATTTTATAGAACTTTTAAAGGCTTCATG GTTCTAATAGAAAAGGAGTGGATTGCAATGGGCCACAAATTCTCACACAG GTGTGGCCATTTGGATGGTGACCCCAAAGAAGTATCCCCTGTCTTCACTCAGTTCGTTGAATGTGTCTGGCAGCTCATGCAGCAGTTCCCGTGCACATTTGAGTTCAATGAGCGTTTCCTTCTTGAAATCCATGACCACGTCTACTCCTGCCAGTTTGGCAACTTCCTTGGGATCTGTCATAAGGAGCGCGAGGATCTGAA AATCTTTGAGAAGACCCATTCTCTGTGGCCTTTCCTCTTACAGAAGAAGCAAGAATTGAGAAATCCTTTGTACAGAGGATTTACAGCATACAAAGAGCTTCAACCAAACACACTACCTTTCAGTTTCCA GTTTTGGTGTGGGATGTATAATCGCTTTGACAAAGGAATGCATCCAAAACAGCATGTATTGGATCATCTGCTAAGCTGCATGAGCCAGAAGATGAAACTGGAGGACAGTGCATCTGAACTGGAAAAT AAACTTCCTTTCCTTGATGGTCCTTTGCCCAGTGAAGCTTGCTCCTTATCTAAAGTAGGACATGCTGCTTCAAAAACACCGATGCTCAACACTCCTCAGGATTACGAAGGGGAACCACCTCCTGTATTGAGCAATGGTGCCTCAGCAGGGGATATAGGTGTTGTGTCAGATGTGGACCAAAAGCACAAAGAGAACCTGTCTCCTCACCAGGACCTCCATGATCTTAATGACACCGTTAACATGTTAAATGCCGAAGCTAAGGATGGAAAGCCTCAGCACCATTGA
- the MTMR8 gene encoding myotubularin-related protein 8 isoform X1 — protein sequence MEHITTPKVENVKLLDRYTNRKAANGTLYLTATHLIYVDASAEVRKETWILHHHIATVEKMPLTTAGYPLLIHCKNFHVAHFVIGQERDCHEVYTSLLKLSQPAKPEELYAFSYNPKMSKENRETGWKLIDLKVDYQRMGIPNDYWEITDVNKDYEICNTYPPEIVVPRAASKAVVIGSSRFRSRGRIPVLSYLYKENNAAICRCSQPLSGFSARCLEDEQMLQAIREANPGSPFMWLYFICACMSVKSFGILLLFLYHHLNAMANRAAGKGYENEDNYDNIRFKFIGIENIHVMRNSLQKLLEVCEMKSPSMSDFLTGLENSGWLRHIKAVMDAGVFLAKAVKDEKASVLVHCSDGWDRTAQVCSLASLLLDPFYRTFKGFMVLIEKEWIAMGHKFSHRCGHLDGDPKEVSPVFTQFVECVWQLMQQFPCTFEFNERFLLEIHDHVYSCQFGNFLGICHKEREDLKIFEKTHSLWPFLLQKKQELRNPLYRGFTAYKELQPNTLPFSFQFWCGMYNRFDKGMHPKQHVLDHLLSCMSQKMKLEDSASELENKLPFLDGPLPSEACSLSKVGHAASKTPMLNTPQDYEGEPPPVLSNGASAGDIGVVSDVDQKHKENLSPHQDLHDLNDTVNMLNAEAKDGKPQHH from the exons ATGGAGCACATCACCACCCCGAAG gttgaaaatgtgaaattactAGATCGTTATACAAATAGGAAGGCAGCAAATGGGACGTTATACCTGACAGCTACCCACCTTATCTATGTAGatgcttctgctgaagtcagaaaagaaacatgG ATTCTGCATCACCATATTGCAACTGTAGAAAAAATGCCTCTGACCACGGCTGGATATCCGCTCCTTATTCACTGCAAGAACTTCCATGTGGCTCACTTTGTTATTGGGCAGGAACGTGACTGTCATGAAGTGTATACCTCATTGCTTAAACTTTCACAACCAG cgaAACCTGAAGAACTTTACGCTTTCTCTTATAATCCTAAAATGTCTAAAGAGAACCGGGAGACTGGATGGAAGCTGATTGATTTAAAAGTGGATTACCAGCGTATGGGAATTCCAAATGACTATTGGGAAATAACAGATGTTAATAAAGACTATGAG ATTTGCAACACATATCCTCCAGAAATAGTGGTGCCTAGAGCTGCTAGTAAGGCAGTGGTGATTGGAAGCTCAAGGTTCAGAAGCAGAGGACGGATTCCGGTGCTTTCGTACTTGTATAAGGAAAACAAT GCTGCCATATGTCGCTGTAGCCAGCCTCTCTCCGGGTTCAGTGCACGCTGTCTGGAGGATGAACAAATGCTGCAGGCGATCAGAGAAGCCAACCCTGGGAGCCCCTTCAT GTGGCTTTATTTCATCTGTGCATGTATGTCTGTGAAAAGCTTTGGAATTCTCTTACTATTTCTATACCACCAT TTAAATGCCATGGCCAACCGAGCTGCTGGGAAGGGTTATGAGAATGAAGATAATTATGATAACATTCGTTTTAAATTTATTGGTATAGAAAACATCCATGTGATGCGGAACAGCTTGCAGAAACTCCTGGAAG TGTGTGAAATGAAGTCCCCCTCAATGAGCGATTTCCTCACTGGGCTGGAGAACTCAGGTTGGTTACGGCACATTAAGGCTGTGATGGATGCAGGTGTCTTTCTTGCCAAG GCTGTGAAAGATGAAAAAGCTAGTGTGTTAGTCCACTGCTCTGATGGGTGGGATCGCACAGCACAGGTCTGCTCCCTGGCTAGCCTCCTCTTAGATCCATTTTATAGAACTTTTAAAGGCTTCATG GTTCTAATAGAAAAGGAGTGGATTGCAATGGGCCACAAATTCTCACACAG GTGTGGCCATTTGGATGGTGACCCCAAAGAAGTATCCCCTGTCTTCACTCAGTTCGTTGAATGTGTCTGGCAGCTCATGCAGCAGTTCCCGTGCACATTTGAGTTCAATGAGCGTTTCCTTCTTGAAATCCATGACCACGTCTACTCCTGCCAGTTTGGCAACTTCCTTGGGATCTGTCATAAGGAGCGCGAGGATCTGAA AATCTTTGAGAAGACCCATTCTCTGTGGCCTTTCCTCTTACAGAAGAAGCAAGAATTGAGAAATCCTTTGTACAGAGGATTTACAGCATACAAAGAGCTTCAACCAAACACACTACCTTTCAGTTTCCA GTTTTGGTGTGGGATGTATAATCGCTTTGACAAAGGAATGCATCCAAAACAGCATGTATTGGATCATCTGCTAAGCTGCATGAGCCAGAAGATGAAACTGGAGGACAGTGCATCTGAACTGGAAAAT AAACTTCCTTTCCTTGATGGTCCTTTGCCCAGTGAAGCTTGCTCCTTATCTAAAGTAGGACATGCTGCTTCAAAAACACCGATGCTCAACACTCCTCAGGATTACGAAGGGGAACCACCTCCTGTATTGAGCAATGGTGCCTCAGCAGGGGATATAGGTGTTGTGTCAGATGTGGACCAAAAGCACAAAGAGAACCTGTCTCCTCACCAGGACCTCCATGATCTTAATGACACCGTTAACATGTTAAATGCCGAAGCTAAGGATGGAAAGCCTCAGCACCATTGA